The Deinococcus seoulensis region GTCGCCGAGCAGGGTGCCGCCCACGCCGCTGATCAGCACCGACAGCAGCAGGCCCGCCCCGACGCCCAGCGCGACGGTCAGGAGTGTCTCGGTCAGGACCAGCCCGAAGACCGTGCCGCGCGCCGCGCCCAGCGCCCGCAGCAGCGCCACGGACCGCTGGCGTTCCAGCGCGGAGGCGTGCACGCCCAGCCACACGGTCAGCGCGGCGATGCCCAGCACCAGCAGGGACAGGCCAGCGTACGCCGCCTGCCCCTGCGAGAGCGTCTCGCGGGACTGCGCGAACACCTGCCCCGGAAACACCGCCATGGCGTCCTTGCCGGCGTTCACGCGCTGCGCCGCCACGTAGATCCCGGCCAGCTGATCGGCCGAGTACAGGATGGCCGTCACCTCACGCCCGCCGGGCGTGGTCTGCCCGTGCGCCTGCCAGACGGACTCGATGGGTGTCAGGAGCGCGCCGTCCACCGGGCCGCCCGTGGGCGCCAGGATCCCCACCACGCGGTAGGTGCCGTCGTGCTCGTCACTGTCCTCCTCTTCCCCGTGGTGTTCTTCCAGGCCGTGCGACCCGCGGAAGGTGCTGCCGAGCGTCAGGCCGCCCTGCCGCGCGGCGCGTGCCCCGACCACCACGTCCAGCGGCCGCGCGAACAGCTGCCCGCTGCCCAGCCGGAAGTACGGTGGCGCCTCCGGTTTCAGGCGCTGATCGAAGAACGCGGTGGTCGTCCCGACAATCGGGAAGCCCAGGTGGTTGTCCCCCAGCGCCAGCGGCACGGCGCGCCGCGTGCCCGGCATGGCCCGCAGTTCATTCAGGACGCGTTCGGGCACGTTCCCGGTCGGGGCGCCCAGGTAGAACAGGCTGGACGTCAGGGCCTGCGAGGCGCTGCCCGGCGCGGCGATCAGCAGGTCGAACACCTGCGCGGCCTCCTGCGCGCCCCGCTCGACCTGCCGGGTCACCAGCGGCACGGTCAGCGCCGTCGCGGTCGCCAGGGCCACGGCCAGCGCGGTCAGCAGCAGCGCCCCCAGCCGCGCCCGCAGGTTACGCAGCGCGACCCACAGGGCCAGCGGCCACCTCACATGGACTCCGGGGCCGCGCGCGGCGTGCGGCCCAGGTGCACGCCCTGCGGCAGGCGCGCGGCCACGTCCGGGTCGTGCGTCACGACGACCAGCGTGGCGTTCAGCGCAGCGCGCAGGTTCAGCAGCAGCTCCACGGCGCTCCCGGCGCGGTCCGGGTCCAGGTGAGCTGTCGGTTCGTCCACCAGCAGCAGCGCCGGGCGGTGCGCGGCCGCGCGGGCCAGCGCCACGCGCTGCCGCTCACCGGTCGAGAGTTGCGCCGGGGTGTGCCGCAGGCGGTGACCCAGGTCCACGGCGTCCAGCGCGGCGCGGGCCGTCTCGCGCGGGTGGGCGGCCCCGGCCACGCGCAGGCCCAGTTCCACGTTCTCCAGGGCGCTCAGGCCCGGCATCAGGTGAAAATCCTGGAACACGTACCCCACCTGACGGCGGCGGAAGGCGTCCCGGCGGGACTCGCCCGCCCCGGCCAGGTTCAGGTCCCCGTACCACACCTGCCCCGCCGAGGGCCGCAGCAGGCCCGCGAGCAGGTGCAGCAGCGTGGTCTTCCCGGTGCCGCTGGGTCCGGTGATCGCGACCGCCGACCCCGGCGGCAGGTGCAGGTCCGGGTAGGTCAGTGTGACGTCCGGGCCGTGCTGGGCGCGCAGGTCAACCGTGCGCAGCGGCTGGGCCGCGCCGGTGGCGTGGACGGCGGGAACCCGTTGCCCGGCCGCGTGGGTCGCCTGGGCGCTCACGCAGTCGTCACCCGGTCCGCGTACAGGCGCACGAGGCTCACGAAGCCCGTCTGATCGTCGCGTTTCACGCCGATGTCCAGCCGCCCGGTCACGGTCAGGCCGCGCGTGCTGGGCTCCAGTTCCCGGCCGTCCGGCATGATGACCAGCACGATGTCGGCGGGCCAGTCGGCGGCGGTCGTGCAGAACGGGCAGGTGCTCATGGGTTCGCGGGTCAGCACGAAGAAATCCAGTCTGGGTTTCAGGGGCGGCGCCATGAAGCCCTGCATGGTCACGGTCTGCCCTTTCAGGGAGCGGATACGTTCGGAGTACTCCACGCCCCGCACGGTCACCCGGCCGTACAGTTCGCTGAACTTCAGGCTGGGCACGGACTTCTGCGCGAACGCGCCCGCGTAGGCAGCGAGCGGCGCGGCCAGCAGGGCGCGGATCAGGGAACGGCGGTTCATACCCGCAGTTGAGCGCCTTCCGGTCAGCTTCCGGTCAGCGGGCCGTCAGGCCCGGAGTTCACAGGCCGCGCAGCCAGACCGAGCAGGGGGGCCGCCCGGACGCGCGGTCCAGGAGGCCCCCCTGCTCAGGGTGCGGGTTACTTCTTGCTGGCGTCCACGCCCATGGCGCGGGCGATGCTGAAGAAGATGTCGGTCTGGTCCATCATGCCGAAGAAGTTCTCGGCGCCCGCCCCGAACGCGAACAGCGGCAGGGGGTCGGCGGTGTGCACGCCCTGGTTGCTGCTGGGGGGCAGGTTCCCGGTGCGCTGGACGCTGCCTTCCTCACAGATCTTGGGGTTGGGGACGTACCCGGCCTCAGCGCCGGTCTTGCCGTTGCTGACGGTGGGGTCCAGGAACACCCGGCGGCCCAGGTAGGTCTCGCAGTAGTCGGGCACGGCGGCGAAGCCCACGGCGTACGTGCGGGCCGTTTCGGGCAGCGGCAGGCCGTTCGCGTCGCGTTTGTCGCCGTAGGTGGGGAACCCGGCGGCCTCGTACACGCCGACCGCCTCGCGTTTGCCGGGGCCCTGCGCGGCGTCGTACCCGCCGTACACGCTCAGGGAGTGCGCGTGGTCGGCGGTGACGAGCACCAGCGTGTCGGGGTTCTTCTTGGCGTAGTCCTTGGCCCACTCGACGGCCCTGTCGAGTTCCAGTACGTCCCACACGGCGCGCTGCCAGTCCAGGGGGTGCTCGTACTTGTCAATCATGCCGGCCTCGACCATCAGGAAGAAGCCGTCCGGGTTCTTGTCGAGCGTCTCGACGGCCTTGCGGGTCTGGTCCCACAGGTACGGCATGTCCGTGAAGTCCTTGAGGGTCTCGGCGCCCTTGTACTGCGCGCGGTCGAGGTAACTGGGGATATTGTCGATGTTGAACAGGCCGAACAGTTTGCCGGTGTTCGCGGCGTTCAGTTCGGTGGCGCTGCTGACGAAGGTGTACCCGAGTTTCTGGCTGTCGGCGATCCAGTCGGTGCTGTCCTTGCGGCGGCTGCCGGGCGCGGTGGAGGGAATGAAGTCGCGGCTGCCGCCGACGAGCAGCACGTCGGGTTTCACGCTGCCCTGGAAGAACTGGTCGGCGATCGCCTGGTAGTCGCCGCGGCGGCGGGTGTGCGCGGCGAACGCGGCGGGCGTGGCGTCCACTCCGAAGGCGCTGGACACGATGCCCACTCCGGCGCGGGTGGTGCGGCGCAGCACCTCGGTGATGGTTTCCACGCGTGGGTTGTCCAGGGTGTCGGCGGTGTTGTCGGGGTAGACGTTCAGGGCGTTGACCATGATCTTCTGCCCGGTGGCGATGGAGCTGGCGGTGTTGGCGCTGTCGGCCAGGGCCGAGTCGAACGAGGAGGTGGTGACGCTCGCCATGGAGCTGAGGTCGCTCATCATGGCGAGTTTCCCGGTGGGGTTGCCGTTGGCGGGGTTGAAGGGGTGCGCGACCATCTGCGCGGCGTTCACGGTGTTCCAGCCGAGGCCGTCACCGATGAACAGGATGACTTTCTTGGCCTTGCCGGCCGTGGCGGGCACGGCGTACCAGCGGGCCACGGCGGTTTTGGGGCCGCTGGCGTCCGTGAAGTTGACTTTCAGTTCGTGGGTGCCGGCGGGGACGCTCAGGCCGCGCAGGGTCCATTCGACGCTGGTGGGTTTGGTGGTGGTGCGGGTCAGGCCGTCCACGGCGCGACCGTCGAGGGTGACGGTGGCGTCCTTGAAGTCCGTGACGTTCTCGGCTTCCACGCGCAGGTCGAACTGCTGACCGGCCAGGAACTTGGCTCCGTCGTAGGGGTAGACCTTCAGGTCGGCGGCGGCGGCAACGCCGGAGAGCAGCAGGGCGGCGGTCAGCAGGGTTTTTCTCATACCTGCTCATCAGATGACGTTCAGGTCAATGGAGCGTCAGGGCTGCGTCAGCGGAATGTGATGCGCGCCACGCGGGTCAGTGGGCAGCGTTCCCGCCGCGGCGCGGGATCAGGTGCATGATCAGCACGATCAGTCCGCCGGCCACCAGGCCGACCACGGCCGAGCCGAGCGTCTCGACCAGCCACTCGATCAGGCCCTCCACGGCGGGCAGGGCGTGCCCGGCGGCGAGCGCCCAGTCGTGCAGCAGGTGCGCGGGGCCGCCCACGCCCAGTTTGTCCAGGCCGTCGATCAGGATGTGGCCGCCCACCCACAGCATCGCGGCGGTGCCGACCGTGGCGAGGACGGACATGACGACCGGCATGCCCCTGACCAGGCCGCGCCCGAGCGTGCGGGCTGCGCCGGACCCGCTGCGCGCGAGGCGCAGGCCCAGGTCGTCCATCTTCACGATGATGCCCACCACGCCGTACACCAGCGCCGTGATGACCAGCGCGACCACGATCAGGATCACGGCGCGCATCAGCAGCGGCTCGTCGGCCACCTCGGCCAGTGAGATGGCCATGATCTCGGCCGACAGGATGAAGTCCGTGCGGATCGCGCCGGAGACCATCTTCTGCTCGTGCTCGGCGCTGCTGACGTTCACGGCGGCCTCGTCCGCGCCGTGCCCCTTGCCGCTGAGTGCCTCGTAGACCTTCTCGGCACCCTCGAAGCACAGGTACGCGCCGCCGACCATCAGCAGCGGCGTCAGGGACCACGGCAGGAACTGACTGAGCAGCAGCGCCGCCGGAAGGATGAACACCACCTTGTTCCGCAGCGAGCCGCGCGCGATGCGCCAGATGATCGGCAGTTCCCGGTCCGGGCTGAAGCCCGTGACGTAACGGGGCGTGACGGCCGTGTCGTCCACGACCACGCCCACCGCCTTCACGCTGGCCCGGCTGGCGGCCGCGCCGATGTCGTCGATGGACGCCGCCGCGAGTTTGGCGATGGCGGCCACGTCGTCGAGCAGGGCCACGAGGCCGCCACTCACGCGAGGCTCCGGGCGGTCAGGGCAGGCAGGGGAAGGTGGGCAGGGTGGCAGGCTGACATCAGGCTCACAGCGTACCAAGCCTTACTGGGCGGCGCTTACGGTGATCTTCATGACCGCGCCGCTCCGCGCAGGCACCGGACTACGCTGGGCCGCATGACCGACCCTACCCCACCGGCCTCCTGGCTGGACCTGCTCGACTGGCGGCGCGAACTGAACGACCTGTACGCCCACCTGCGCGAGGAATGCCCGCGCGACCCGCTGGCCGCGCACCGCCACTGGCAGGCGCGCCGGAACGCGCTGTTCCGCGACCACCCGCAGTCCCCGCTGCCCGCCGACGAGCGCGCGGCCTTCGCGGGGCTGCCCGTGTGGGCGTACGACCCGGCCCTGAGGTTCGACGCGCCGGTCGACACGACCCTGCCGCCCGAGCAGCTGACCGTGGCCTCCTCGACCGGGCAGGACATGCCGCTCGTGCGGATCGGGCGGGTCAACCTGCCGCTGCCCGGCACGACCGGCAGCGCGCTGGACGTGTACTGGATCGACGTGTACGGCGGCGGCGTGTTCGTGCCGTTCCGGGACGCCACCAGCGGCCACGAGACCTACGGCGGCGGCCGGTACCTGCTGGACACCGCCAAGGGCGCCGACCTGGGCTCGGTGCGGGCGGGGCACCTGACACTGGACTTCAATTTCGCGTACCATCCCAGCTGCCATTACGACCCGCGCTGGAGTTGCCCGCTCGCGCCGCCGCAGAACGTGCTGGGCGCCGCCGTCCGCGCCGGGGAACGCAGCCGCTGACCCGCGCCGTCAACGGGCCAGTTCCTGTGCCAGCGCCGCGAAGGCGGGTTTGGGGTCGTACACGTCGTCGAAGATCAGGGGTTTCCCACCGGCCCGCCAGGAGTTGAAGTCCGTCACGCCCCAGGTCACGAAACCCGCACACCGCACGTTCAGGCAGGCGCGCAGCAGGTCGCGGTACACGGCCGCCTGCCGCGCCAGTTCGCCAAGTTCGGGTCGGGCGGGGCGCAGCTGCACGTCCACCTCGGTCAGCTGCACGTCCAGGCCCAGGTCGCGGAAGCGTTGCAGGTTGGCCTGCACCTGCGCGCCCTTAACGTCGAAGTCGGTGTTCAGGTGCGCCTGGAATCCCACGCCGTGAATGGGCACGCCGCGCGCGAGCATTCCGCGCACGAGTTCGTACACGGCGTCGCTCTTGCCGTTCAGCCCGTCGGTGTTGTAATCGTTGTAGTACAGTTTCGCGCCGGGGTCGGCGGCGTGCGCGGCGCGGAACGCCTCGTCGATGAAGTCCGGGCCGATCAGGTTCAGGAACGGGCTGGGCCGCAGCGGGTGGCCGGGCGCGTCCGAGACGGCCTCGTTCACCACGTCCCAGATGCGCACGCGGTCACGGAAGTGCGTGACGACGCCCGTGACATGGTCCTGCATGGCGCGCAGGAGTTCCTCGCGGGTCTGGATGGTGTACACCCACGGGGGCAGGCTGTCGTGCCAGACGAGGGTGTGGCCGCGCACGGTCTGTCCGTTCTTCACGGCCGTGTTCACGATGGCGTCCGCGAACCCGAATGCAAAGGCCTCCCGGTTGTTGTGCAGGCCCGCCCATTTCATGGCGTTCTCGGCGACGACCGCGTTGAAGTGCCGGTTCAGGGTGCGGGCGTACTCGGGCTCGTCCGGGTCGAACAGCGTCTGGTTGACGGCCGCGCCGAGCAGCAGGCCGCGCGCGTCGGCCAGGGCGCGCAGGCTGACGTTGCTCGCGGCTGGCCGGGCCGGTTGCACCGCCGCCGCCGGGTTGGTGGTGGGCGCGGCAGGTGTGGGCGTGGCAGGCGGGGCCGCGCCGCCACCCGCGCGGGCCGCGCCCAGGGTCAGGCCGAGCGTCAGCGGGGCCAGCAGCGACAGGGTCTTCAGGGCAGGGTGGACTGATCGCATGGGCGGCCTCCGGGGCAGGGTGAGTGCGGGGCGAAGTGGGGACGGACTTCAGCGGACGCCGAACAGCAGGTCGTTGGTCAGCTGGTCCAGGTGTTCCAGGCCCAGGCCCC contains the following coding sequences:
- a CDS encoding ABC transporter permease; translated protein: MRWPLALWVALRNLRARLGALLLTALAVALATATALTVPLVTRQVERGAQEAAQVFDLLIAAPGSASQALTSSLFYLGAPTGNVPERVLNELRAMPGTRRAVPLALGDNHLGFPIVGTTTAFFDQRLKPEAPPYFRLGSGQLFARPLDVVVGARAARQGGLTLGSTFRGSHGLEEHHGEEEDSDEHDGTYRVVGILAPTGGPVDGALLTPIESVWQAHGQTTPGGREVTAILYSADQLAGIYVAAQRVNAGKDAMAVFPGQVFAQSRETLSQGQAAYAGLSLLVLGIAALTVWLGVHASALERQRSVALLRALGAARGTVFGLVLTETLLTVALGVGAGLLLSVLISGVGGTLLGDRLGFTLPAPQLTWPLAARALALIPLGLLAALPPAVNAARLSPLRHL
- a CDS encoding ABC transporter ATP-binding protein, yielding MSAQATHAAGQRVPAVHATGAAQPLRTVDLRAQHGPDVTLTYPDLHLPPGSAVAITGPSGTGKTTLLHLLAGLLRPSAGQVWYGDLNLAGAGESRRDAFRRRQVGYVFQDFHLMPGLSALENVELGLRVAGAAHPRETARAALDAVDLGHRLRHTPAQLSTGERQRVALARAAAHRPALLLVDEPTAHLDPDRAGSAVELLLNLRAALNATLVVVTHDPDVAARLPQGVHLGRTPRAAPESM
- a CDS encoding alkaline phosphatase codes for the protein MRKTLLTAALLLSGVAAAADLKVYPYDGAKFLAGQQFDLRVEAENVTDFKDATVTLDGRAVDGLTRTTTKPTSVEWTLRGLSVPAGTHELKVNFTDASGPKTAVARWYAVPATAGKAKKVILFIGDGLGWNTVNAAQMVAHPFNPANGNPTGKLAMMSDLSSMASVTTSSFDSALADSANTASSIATGQKIMVNALNVYPDNTADTLDNPRVETITEVLRRTTRAGVGIVSSAFGVDATPAAFAAHTRRRGDYQAIADQFFQGSVKPDVLLVGGSRDFIPSTAPGSRRKDSTDWIADSQKLGYTFVSSATELNAANTGKLFGLFNIDNIPSYLDRAQYKGAETLKDFTDMPYLWDQTRKAVETLDKNPDGFFLMVEAGMIDKYEHPLDWQRAVWDVLELDRAVEWAKDYAKKNPDTLVLVTADHAHSLSVYGGYDAAQGPGKREAVGVYEAAGFPTYGDKRDANGLPLPETARTYAVGFAAVPDYCETYLGRRVFLDPTVSNGKTGAEAGYVPNPKICEEGSVQRTGNLPPSSNQGVHTADPLPLFAFGAGAENFFGMMDQTDIFFSIARAMGVDASKK
- a CDS encoding DUF808 domain-containing protein, which codes for MSGGLVALLDDVAAIAKLAAASIDDIGAAASRASVKAVGVVVDDTAVTPRYVTGFSPDRELPIIWRIARGSLRNKVVFILPAALLLSQFLPWSLTPLLMVGGAYLCFEGAEKVYEALSGKGHGADEAAVNVSSAEHEQKMVSGAIRTDFILSAEIMAISLAEVADEPLLMRAVILIVVALVITALVYGVVGIIVKMDDLGLRLARSGSGAARTLGRGLVRGMPVVMSVLATVGTAAMLWVGGHILIDGLDKLGVGGPAHLLHDWALAAGHALPAVEGLIEWLVETLGSAVVGLVAGGLIVLIMHLIPRRGGNAAH
- a CDS encoding DUF1684 domain-containing protein encodes the protein MTDPTPPASWLDLLDWRRELNDLYAHLREECPRDPLAAHRHWQARRNALFRDHPQSPLPADERAAFAGLPVWAYDPALRFDAPVDTTLPPEQLTVASSTGQDMPLVRIGRVNLPLPGTTGSALDVYWIDVYGGGVFVPFRDATSGHETYGGGRYLLDTAKGADLGSVRAGHLTLDFNFAYHPSCHYDPRWSCPLAPPQNVLGAAVRAGERSR
- a CDS encoding endo-1,4-beta-xylanase — protein: MRSVHPALKTLSLLAPLTLGLTLGAARAGGGAAPPATPTPAAPTTNPAAAVQPARPAASNVSLRALADARGLLLGAAVNQTLFDPDEPEYARTLNRHFNAVVAENAMKWAGLHNNREAFAFGFADAIVNTAVKNGQTVRGHTLVWHDSLPPWVYTIQTREELLRAMQDHVTGVVTHFRDRVRIWDVVNEAVSDAPGHPLRPSPFLNLIGPDFIDEAFRAAHAADPGAKLYYNDYNTDGLNGKSDAVYELVRGMLARGVPIHGVGFQAHLNTDFDVKGAQVQANLQRFRDLGLDVQLTEVDVQLRPARPELGELARQAAVYRDLLRACLNVRCAGFVTWGVTDFNSWRAGGKPLIFDDVYDPKPAFAALAQELAR